One genomic window of Campylobacter fetus subsp. fetus includes the following:
- the hsrA gene encoding homeostatic response regulator transcription factor HsrA, which yields MRILIVEDEVTLNKTIAEGLQEFGYQTDSSESFKDAEYYIGIRNYDLVLSDWMLPDGDGVDLINVIKQKSPRTSAVIISAKDDKESEIKALRAGADDYIKKPFDFEVLVARLEARLRFGGTNVIKIDDLIIDTDEEKITYLGQEIELKGKPFEVLTHLARHSDQIVSKEQLLDAIWEEPELVTPNVIEVAINQIRQKMDKPLNISTIETVRRRGYRFCFPKKA from the coding sequence ATGAGAATTTTGATAGTAGAGGATGAGGTTACGCTTAACAAAACCATAGCAGAAGGTTTGCAGGAATTTGGTTATCAAACAGATAGTTCAGAAAGTTTTAAAGACGCTGAATATTATATAGGTATTAGAAACTATGATTTAGTTCTTAGTGATTGGATGCTTCCTGATGGAGATGGCGTTGATCTTATAAATGTCATCAAGCAAAAGAGTCCGCGCACTTCAGCGGTTATCATATCTGCTAAAGATGATAAAGAGAGTGAAATAAAGGCCTTAAGAGCCGGAGCCGATGATTATATAAAAAAACCGTTTGATTTTGAAGTTTTAGTAGCCCGTCTTGAAGCTAGACTAAGATTCGGCGGTACAAATGTTATTAAAATAGACGATTTAATTATTGATACAGATGAAGAAAAAATAACATATCTTGGTCAAGAAATAGAGTTAAAAGGTAAACCGTTTGAAGTTTTAACTCATCTTGCTAGACACAGCGATCAAATAGTAAGCAAAGAGCAGCTTTTAGATGCTATTTGGGAGGAGCCGGAGCTTGTTACTCCAAATGTTATCGAAGTAGCTATAAACCAAATACGCCAAAAAATGGATAAACCGCTAAACATCTCAACTATAGAAACTGTAAGACGTCGCGGATATAGATTTTGTTTCCCCAAAAAAGCTTAA
- a CDS encoding sensor histidine kinase, protein MLIVIFSVMLYHYIKITIFENIVQSLTIEANNILDSKELLQIGELEFYYPQSQNLTVIGVEENTDNLSRPKFIQSEDENSTYLTLYYPYKDNMVLALKKNTTEYSSVVNQVLVDILIINATAIFLILFYALFLSRMLLLPIKMLSLRLGQLNERFLQEVSIDELPDEFKPLGDGINRLISRILTFVQYQKELFVGAAHELKTPLAVMKTKNEVTLIKQREPEKYIEALKNNNESINQMNKMIGSILEIGRQEGAQFEQPLNVDIIAYLNEIGNNFLILAKGEGKNIKMSLKPQTLKMFLQPTLFLHVIQNFVQNAIKFSPPNATIEIKSNLLNNEFIVKVVDEGPGIDENKDLFAPFKRYGDKGGAGLGLFLAKGAAQALGGRIEIRNRTDRSGAIATFILPINTKNRKMQKNISNSKFLK, encoded by the coding sequence ATGCTAATTGTAATCTTTTCGGTGATGTTGTATCACTATATAAAAATAACCATTTTTGAAAATATAGTACAAAGCTTGACTATAGAAGCAAATAATATACTTGACTCAAAAGAACTTCTTCAAATAGGTGAACTAGAGTTTTACTACCCACAATCTCAAAATTTGACAGTCATTGGAGTTGAAGAAAATACCGATAACTTATCAAGACCTAAATTTATTCAGAGTGAAGATGAAAATAGTACTTATCTGACGCTTTATTATCCATATAAAGATAATATGGTATTAGCGCTCAAAAAAAATACTACTGAATACAGCAGCGTCGTAAATCAAGTTTTAGTGGATATACTAATTATAAATGCAACTGCTATATTTTTGATACTTTTTTATGCGTTATTTTTATCAAGAATGCTGCTTTTACCTATAAAAATGCTTAGCTTGAGACTTGGCCAGTTAAATGAAAGATTTTTACAAGAAGTTAGTATAGATGAACTTCCAGATGAGTTTAAACCTCTTGGTGATGGGATTAATAGGCTTATAAGTAGAATTTTGACTTTTGTTCAATATCAAAAAGAACTTTTTGTCGGAGCCGCTCATGAGCTAAAAACACCTTTGGCGGTTATGAAAACTAAGAATGAAGTGACTTTAATAAAACAAAGAGAGCCGGAAAAATATATAGAAGCCCTAAAAAATAATAATGAGTCAATAAATCAAATGAATAAAATGATCGGTTCTATTTTAGAGATCGGTCGTCAAGAAGGTGCTCAGTTTGAACAACCTTTAAATGTAGACATAATTGCGTATTTAAATGAAATCGGAAATAACTTTTTGATATTGGCAAAGGGCGAGGGTAAAAATATAAAAATGAGTCTAAAACCGCAGACTTTAAAGATGTTTTTGCAACCTACTTTATTTTTACATGTTATACAAAATTTTGTTCAAAACGCTATTAAATTTTCACCTCCAAATGCGACTATAGAGATTAAATCAAACTTATTAAATAATGAATTTATAGTAAAAGTAGTAGACGAGGGTCCTGGAATAGATGAAAATAAAGATCTATTTGCTCCATTTAAGAGATATGGAGACAAAGGCGGAGCCGGACTAGGATTATTTTTAGCAAAGGGAGCTGCTCAGGCACTCGGCGGACGTATAGAGATAAGAAATAGAACAGATAGAAGTGGTGCTATAGCTACTTTTATACTACCTATAAATACCAAAAATAGAAAAATGCAAAAAAACATTTCAAATTCAAAGTTTTTAAAGTAA
- a CDS encoding YfhL family 4Fe-4S dicluster ferredoxin, with amino-acid sequence MSLMITKDCISCDACREECPDEAIYEDDPTYMIDPDRCSECISDYAEPACIVICPVDCIVPDPDNIETPEELKLKHEQYLEGN; translated from the coding sequence ATGTCTCTTATGATAACTAAAGACTGCATCAGTTGTGATGCTTGCCGCGAAGAGTGCCCAGATGAGGCTATATATGAAGATGATCCCACATATATGATAGATCCAGATAGATGTAGCGAGTGTATAAGTGACTATGCTGAGCCTGCTTGTATAGTTATCTGTCCTGTTGATTGTATAGTTCCAGATCCTGATAATATAGAAACTCCAGAAGAGTTAAAATTAAAACACGAACAGTATTTAGAAGGGAATTAA
- a CDS encoding Ppx/GppA phosphatase family protein — protein sequence MPKRVAVIDLGSNSARMAIFERTSRLGFYILREYKIKVRLGEGAYENGGVLQDGAMDKVFYAFSEFKHFLNLYGVNKVLCAGTSALRDAPNSNLFIKRVQDKLGLGLKVIDGQMEAFYGGIAAINLLNPLKEATTIDIGGGSTELAKIEDGKIIDVISLNVGTVRLKELFFDKKDIDGASKFAQKLISEVPSHFHSNNIIAIGGSLRALANAIMQIKNHPLKLVHNFSYSYKDYGDLIEKIAFTGVLDLKNFPIKKDRYDTIREGAMIFCTLVKELQAKNIYTSGAGVREGIFITNLLKPCVKTKLLKAMPQQINIRFPNNFNPSLRSLQDRFAKRSNQTTIKYVKELFEVLKPLHKVDDKYLFELITAAKLYNIGRSVGFYSEHSHSSYLVKNGLNYGYTHEQKSLIASIIEYQGRQISDLGEFKDLLPDINDLRWLSFLLGLAKSLSVSNTVSFKFINHALHIYGVKNFFMVKDNIKKLVKPTIFAITFD from the coding sequence ATGCCAAAAAGAGTAGCAGTCATAGATCTTGGTTCAAACTCGGCTAGAATGGCGATTTTTGAGCGTACTAGTAGGCTTGGATTTTATATATTACGCGAATATAAGATAAAAGTTAGGCTTGGCGAGGGTGCTTATGAAAATGGCGGAGTTTTGCAAGATGGCGCTATGGATAAGGTATTTTACGCTTTTAGCGAGTTCAAACATTTTTTAAATTTATATGGTGTAAATAAAGTTTTGTGCGCAGGAACTTCTGCTCTTAGAGATGCCCCAAATTCAAATTTATTTATCAAAAGAGTGCAAGATAAGTTGGGTCTTGGACTAAAAGTCATAGATGGTCAAATGGAGGCTTTTTATGGCGGAATAGCGGCTATAAATTTACTAAATCCGTTGAAAGAAGCGACTACTATAGATATAGGTGGCGGCTCTACTGAATTAGCGAAGATAGAAGACGGTAAAATTATAGATGTTATATCATTGAATGTAGGTACGGTTAGATTAAAAGAGCTATTTTTTGATAAAAAAGATATAGACGGCGCTTCTAAATTTGCACAAAAACTGATTTCTGAAGTGCCCAGTCATTTTCATTCAAATAATATAATTGCCATAGGAGGTAGTTTAAGAGCTCTTGCTAATGCTATAATGCAGATAAAAAATCATCCATTAAAGCTTGTTCATAATTTTTCATATAGCTACAAAGACTATGGTGACTTGATAGAAAAAATAGCCTTTACCGGCGTACTAGATCTAAAAAATTTTCCTATAAAAAAAGATAGATATGATACGATTAGAGAAGGAGCTATGATATTTTGCACTTTAGTAAAAGAGTTGCAAGCAAAAAATATATATACAAGCGGAGCAGGAGTTAGAGAAGGGATATTTATAACAAATTTGCTTAAGCCTTGCGTAAAAACTAAACTTTTAAAAGCTATGCCTCAGCAGATAAATATAAGATTTCCAAATAATTTTAATCCTAGTCTTAGAAGTTTGCAAGATAGATTTGCAAAAAGAAGTAATCAGACTACGATAAAATACGTAAAAGAGCTATTTGAAGTTTTAAAACCGCTTCATAAAGTAGACGATAAGTATCTTTTTGAGCTTATAACTGCTGCAAAACTTTATAATATCGGCAGATCAGTTGGCTTTTACTCTGAGCATTCTCATAGTAGTTATTTAGTAAAAAATGGACTAAACTACGGATATACCCATGAGCAAAAATCTCTCATAGCATCCATCATAGAGTATCAAGGCAGACAAATAAGCGATTTAGGCGAATTCAAAGATCTACTTCCAGATATAAATGATTTAAGATGGCTTAGTTTTTTACTCGGTCTTGCTAAATCATTGAGTGTATCTAATACGGTTAGTTTTAAATTTATAAATCACGCCCTGCACATTTATGGCGTAAAAAACTTTTTTATGGTCAAGGATAATATCAAAAAACTGGTAAAACCTACTATATTTGCAATAACTTTTGACTAA
- the recO gene encoding recombination protein RecO produces the protein MQGYILKVQKVRDEDCLVFILSKDKLIKCYRFYGARHPVITQGFKLDFELVQNGNFLPHLRGTMHLGFSWLFHRDRLLAWQNFMRLLYEHLRDVEDIDEFYYSLLELCSYKFEKQNPKRIIIEAYLDILEFEGRLHKDLRCFVCDEIIDSNLTLTRGFLPAHKRCIGKAAFDSKDIKTLFETKKCSHINDFYIDQIYYIVLEGL, from the coding sequence ATGCAAGGATATATCTTAAAAGTACAAAAAGTACGCGATGAAGACTGTTTAGTATTTATATTATCTAAAGATAAGCTAATAAAATGCTACAGATTTTATGGTGCGAGACATCCTGTTATCACTCAAGGCTTTAAGCTTGATTTTGAGCTTGTGCAAAATGGAAACTTTTTACCACACTTAAGAGGAACTATGCATCTTGGATTTTCATGGTTATTCCATAGAGATCGGCTACTAGCATGGCAAAATTTTATGAGACTTTTGTATGAGCACTTAAGAGATGTTGAAGATATAGATGAGTTTTACTACTCTCTTTTAGAGTTATGCTCATATAAATTTGAAAAACAAAATCCAAAACGTATAATTATAGAAGCATATCTCGATATACTTGAGTTTGAAGGTAGGCTACACAAAGATTTAAGATGTTTCGTATGTGATGAGATAATCGATTCGAATTTAACCCTAACAAGAGGATTTTTACCGGCACACAAAAGATGTATCGGTAAAGCTGCGTTTGATTCAAAAGATATAAAAACTCTTTTCGAAACAAAAAAATGTTCCCATATAAATGATTTTTACATTGACCAAATTTATTATATAGTTCTTGAAGGATTATAA
- a CDS encoding tRNA dihydrouridine synthase has translation MIDFSSKPLFLAPLAGFSDLPLRGIVKKFGCDVTVSEMISSNALVYENNKTVSMIEKNPLETPYIVQLAGNGSEIIKQAVQILNDIEGIDGIDLNCGCPVPKVVKQNSGSALLNDIKTLCEIVETIKKTSNKHYTSVKIRLGFNSKTAHNIAKDIENAGADFICVHGRTRAGGYSAKVDYEAIGLVKQSVSIPVIANGDINAKNADEILRLTNCDGVMIGRASIGNPWIFYEIKHKKPVDKNIKKQIVLEHFNEMLNYYGEHGIGIFRKHLHEYSKGIDGASSFRNEINHISDPDDMLKILRSFFK, from the coding sequence ATGATAGATTTTAGTTCAAAACCGCTATTTCTAGCGCCTTTGGCAGGTTTTTCAGACCTGCCTCTTAGGGGAATTGTAAAAAAATTTGGCTGCGATGTTACAGTAAGCGAAATGATAAGCTCAAACGCTTTGGTATATGAGAATAACAAAACAGTTTCAATGATAGAAAAAAATCCTTTAGAAACACCATATATAGTGCAATTAGCCGGAAACGGTTCTGAAATTATCAAACAAGCAGTTCAAATTTTAAATGATATTGAAGGAATCGATGGAATCGATTTAAACTGCGGTTGCCCTGTTCCAAAAGTAGTAAAACAAAATTCGGGATCCGCTCTGCTAAATGATATAAAAACGCTATGTGAAATAGTAGAAACTATCAAAAAAACATCTAATAAGCACTATACTTCAGTTAAAATACGTCTAGGATTTAATAGTAAAACCGCACACAATATAGCAAAAGATATAGAAAACGCTGGTGCTGATTTCATATGCGTTCACGGTAGAACAAGAGCCGGTGGATACAGTGCTAAGGTCGATTATGAAGCTATAGGTTTAGTAAAGCAAAGCGTGTCGATACCAGTAATTGCAAACGGCGATATAAATGCAAAAAACGCAGATGAAATACTGCGCCTTACTAACTGCGACGGGGTCATGATAGGAAGAGCAAGTATAGGAAATCCTTGGATATTTTATGAAATAAAACATAAAAAGCCAGTAGATAAAAATATTAAAAAACAGATTGTTTTAGAGCATTTTAACGAAATGCTGAATTATTATGGCGAACACGGCATAGGAATATTTAGAAAACACCTGCATGAATACTCAAAAGGTATAGATGGAGCAAGTTCATTTAGAAATGAGATAAATCATATCTCAGATCCGGATGATATGCTAAAAATATTGCGGTCATTTTTCAAGTAA
- the dksA gene encoding RNA polymerase-binding protein DksA, with translation MRQSDLEFFKNLLEERKIQINKNILDAADEINGLRQSGASDEFDFASINADAILEHSISAKQRSELNEIDESLKKIANRTYGICDMCEDEIDIERLKVKPNAKYCITCREIIEKNNKNKDMQ, from the coding sequence ATGAGACAAAGCGACTTAGAGTTTTTTAAAAATCTTCTTGAGGAACGTAAAATTCAGATCAATAAAAATATACTTGATGCGGCAGACGAGATAAACGGCTTACGACAAAGCGGCGCTAGCGACGAGTTTGATTTTGCAAGTATAAACGCTGATGCTATACTAGAACATTCGATATCTGCTAAGCAAAGATCTGAGTTAAACGAGATAGACGAGTCTTTGAAAAAGATTGCAAACCGCACTTATGGAATTTGCGATATGTGTGAAGATGAGATAGATATAGAACGACTTAAAGTAAAACCTAATGCAAAATACTGTATAACTTGTCGAGAAATAATAGAAAAAAACAATAAAAATAAGGATATGCAATGA
- a CDS encoding 23S rRNA (pseudouridine(1915)-N(3))-methyltransferase RlmH, whose product MQILVHCIQKKDDDFDNIKEYIKMSSKWADIKDINKFNSQIAKAQSASKEQAHKAYDLAYEHCLNGYCIGLDEKGYHLDSVEFADLLKNSSQISFFIGGAYGLSPQFKTKMNRLISLSKMTLAHKIAKLMLFEQIFRGLCINANHPYHK is encoded by the coding sequence ATGCAGATCCTAGTCCATTGTATACAAAAAAAAGATGATGATTTTGATAACATAAAAGAGTATATCAAGATGTCATCTAAATGGGCTGATATAAAAGATATAAATAAATTTAACTCTCAAATAGCAAAAGCCCAAAGTGCGTCAAAAGAGCAAGCTCACAAAGCTTACGACTTAGCTTATGAGCATTGCCTTAATGGGTATTGCATTGGGCTTGATGAAAAAGGCTATCACCTAGATAGTGTAGAATTTGCCGATTTATTGAAAAATAGCTCTCAAATTTCATTTTTCATAGGCGGAGCTTATGGACTTAGTCCTCAGTTCAAAACAAAGATGAACAGATTAATCAGCCTATCAAAGATGACTTTAGCGCATAAAATAGCAAAACTAATGCTTTTTGAGCAAATTTTTCGAGGACTTTGCATCAACGCAAATCATCCATATCATAAATAA
- the accD gene encoding acetyl-CoA carboxylase, carboxyltransferase subunit beta, producing the protein MFGDFFSKIRRKQSDPSEAPSHWIKCNSCNSLMYYKEVEACFNVCPKCGYHMRLSANKRVELIADRDSFVEFDSELRPVDPLKFVDKKSYKKRISESEEKSGKTSSVISGEACIDSIPVQLVVFDFSFMGGSLSSVEGEKITRAVKRAIEKRQALIIVSASGGARMQESTFSLMQMSKTSAALKLLSDNKLPYISVLTDPTMGGVSASFAWLGDLIIAEPGALIGFAGQRVIEQTIKASLPEGFQRAEFLLEHGLIDAIIPRSEHKKYLADMVRFFMKEDANLQKPDFEPKAV; encoded by the coding sequence ATGTTTGGTGATTTTTTTTCAAAAATAAGAAGAAAACAATCAGATCCGAGCGAAGCACCAAGTCACTGGATCAAATGTAATAGCTGTAACTCTTTAATGTATTATAAAGAAGTAGAAGCATGTTTTAATGTATGCCCTAAATGTGGTTATCATATGCGTTTAAGCGCGAACAAAAGAGTAGAGTTGATAGCCGATCGAGATAGTTTTGTTGAGTTTGACTCTGAACTTAGACCAGTAGATCCACTTAAATTTGTAGATAAAAAATCCTATAAAAAAAGAATATCTGAAAGCGAAGAAAAAAGCGGTAAAACGAGTTCTGTTATATCTGGTGAAGCTTGTATAGACTCTATACCGGTGCAGCTTGTCGTATTTGATTTTAGTTTTATGGGCGGAAGTCTTAGCTCTGTCGAGGGCGAAAAAATCACTCGCGCAGTAAAACGAGCCATAGAAAAAAGACAAGCTCTTATAATAGTAAGCGCGAGCGGCGGAGCTAGAATGCAAGAAAGTACGTTTAGTCTTATGCAAATGAGCAAAACAAGTGCAGCTTTGAAACTTTTAAGCGATAATAAATTGCCTTATATTTCAGTTTTAACAGATCCTACTATGGGTGGAGTTTCAGCCTCATTTGCATGGCTTGGAGACTTGATCATCGCTGAACCAGGTGCACTTATAGGATTTGCCGGTCAACGAGTTATAGAACAAACTATAAAAGCTAGTCTCCCAGAAGGATTTCAAAGAGCCGAATTTTTACTAGAGCATGGACTTATAGATGCTATAATTCCTAGAAGTGAGCATAAGAAATATCTAGCCGATATGGTTAGGTTTTTTATGAAAGAAGATGCAAATTTACAAAAGCCGGATTTTGAGCCTAAGGCTGTGTGA
- a CDS encoding peroxiredoxin: MLVTNKAPALKGVAVLGNGQIDENFELYKNIGSKGAVVFFYPKDFTFVCPSEIIAFDHRYKEFKERGIEVIGVSCDNEYCHFAWRETDVKCGGIGRVQFPLVADLKKEWAKGFDVLFDEAVALRGSFLLDKDGTVRHAVINDLPLGRNIDEMVRMVDTMLFTNEHGEVCPAGWSKGDKGMKPSTDGVASYLGENGDKL, encoded by the coding sequence ATGTTAGTTACAAATAAAGCGCCTGCTTTAAAAGGCGTAGCGGTTTTAGGCAATGGTCAAATAGATGAAAATTTCGAACTTTACAAAAACATAGGATCAAAGGGTGCGGTAGTATTTTTCTATCCAAAAGATTTTACTTTTGTTTGCCCAAGTGAGATTATAGCATTTGATCACAGATATAAAGAGTTTAAAGAAAGAGGCATTGAAGTTATCGGCGTAAGCTGCGACAATGAGTATTGCCACTTTGCATGGAGAGAAACTGACGTAAAATGCGGCGGTATCGGAAGAGTTCAATTTCCATTAGTTGCCGACCTTAAAAAAGAGTGGGCAAAAGGTTTTGACGTGTTATTTGATGAGGCAGTTGCTCTAAGAGGAAGTTTCTTATTAGATAAAGACGGAACGGTAAGACACGCCGTTATAAATGACCTTCCACTTGGAAGAAACATCGATGAGATGGTAAGAATGGTAGATACAATGCTATTTACGAATGAGCATGGCGAAGTTTGCCCTGCAGGTTGGAGCAAAGGCGATAAAGGTATGAAGCCTTCTACCGATGGTGTTGCTTCTTATCTTGGCGAAAACGGCGATAAGCTATAA
- the serC gene encoding 3-phosphoserine/phosphohydroxythreonine transaminase translates to MTRVLNFSAGPSAIPLSVLEQAQKEFVSYKGMGFSIMEVSHRGKVFDALHNNAIEKIKAFYGLNDDYSVLFLQGGATLQFAQVPMNIYNGGIAQYVNTGIWTTKAIKEAKIQNINYEVVASSEETKFDRIPENIRFSDDADYAYICSNNTIYGTQYKDLPNTKCPLVVDSSSDLLSREIDFSAKNIGLFYGGAQKNAGPAGVTLIIIKKDLANRVKHNVPTPLRYTTQIEANSLANTPCTFGIYMFDLVLDWIKDQGGLSAINKLNEQKAALLYDIIDTSSFYKAHAKTGSRSLMNVSFTTPSAELDAKFVSEAEKNSMIGLKGHRLLGGIRASIYNAVCLKDVQTLVNFMKEFERVNG, encoded by the coding sequence ATGACAAGAGTTTTAAATTTCAGCGCCGGACCTAGCGCGATCCCCTTAAGCGTATTAGAACAAGCACAAAAAGAGTTTGTAAGTTACAAAGGGATGGGGTTTAGTATTATGGAAGTGAGTCATAGAGGTAAAGTATTTGACGCACTTCATAATAATGCAATAGAAAAAATCAAAGCATTTTATGGTTTAAACGATGATTACTCGGTACTTTTTTTACAAGGTGGAGCTACTTTGCAGTTTGCACAAGTTCCAATGAATATATATAACGGCGGAATTGCGCAATATGTAAATACGGGAATTTGGACAACAAAAGCCATAAAAGAGGCAAAAATACAAAATATAAATTATGAAGTTGTTGCCTCAAGCGAAGAGACCAAATTTGACCGTATCCCGGAAAATATACGTTTTTCAGACGACGCAGACTACGCATATATATGCTCAAATAACACTATTTACGGTACACAATACAAAGATCTACCAAATACAAAATGCCCTTTAGTAGTAGATAGTAGCAGTGATCTTTTAAGCCGCGAGATAGATTTTAGCGCAAAAAATATCGGTCTGTTTTACGGAGGAGCGCAAAAAAACGCGGGACCGGCAGGAGTTACGCTAATAATCATAAAAAAAGATCTTGCAAATAGAGTAAAACATAACGTTCCAACTCCGCTTCGATATACAACTCAGATAGAAGCAAACTCTTTAGCAAATACGCCTTGTACGTTTGGTATATATATGTTTGATTTAGTGCTTGACTGGATAAAAGATCAAGGCGGGTTAAGCGCTATAAATAAACTAAATGAGCAAAAAGCGGCTTTATTATACGATATCATCGACACTTCAAGCTTCTACAAAGCTCACGCAAAAACAGGTTCAAGATCTCTTATGAACGTAAGCTTCACTACTCCTAGCGCAGAACTTGATGCTAAGTTTGTGAGCGAAGCAGAAAAAAACTCTATGATAGGACTAAAAGGGCATAGGCTTCTTGGCGGAATTAGAGCATCTATATATAACGCGGTTTGCTTAAAAGATGTTCAAACATTAGTAAATTTTATGAAAGAGTTTGAAAGAGTAAATGGGTAA
- the xseA gene encoding exodeoxyribonuclease VII large subunit, protein MTVSELNEQAKALLETHFSFVEVTGEISRLIRHSSGHWYFSLKDEKSVISSAMYKFSNQQVKFEVKDGMQVTIYGKLTIYPPSGSYQLLANKMLPVGIGELELAFNQLKSKLENEGLFDIKFKKPLPKFPKKIAIVTSLTSAAYQDMLKVINSRYKLCEFIAFNTLVQGEMAAANIIQMLQKADKMGFDAIVLARGGGSKEDLWCFNDENLARVIFTLKTPIVSAVGHEIDYCISDFVSDHRSLTPTAAMVDLLPDANTILQSLDIAFDKFESFIDGKFQNSFNILNLINQSLKNQAISQKIEKANLTLENKKANLENLITSKINNLAHKIKEFELVFDRQEQFFKATKNMVQIEKNGKIMPLHELQIGDEISIYSQITKKNAIIKS, encoded by the coding sequence ATGACCGTAAGTGAACTAAACGAACAAGCTAAAGCGCTTCTAGAAACTCATTTTAGCTTTGTGGAGGTTACTGGAGAGATTTCAAGACTTATTCGTCATAGCTCCGGACATTGGTACTTCTCATTAAAAGATGAAAAAAGCGTTATAAGCTCCGCTATGTATAAATTTAGCAATCAGCAGGTTAAATTTGAAGTAAAAGATGGAATGCAAGTAACGATCTATGGAAAATTAACGATTTATCCGCCGAGCGGAAGTTATCAGTTATTAGCAAATAAAATGCTTCCTGTTGGTATAGGAGAGCTTGAACTTGCATTTAATCAGCTTAAATCAAAGTTAGAAAACGAGGGACTTTTTGATATAAAATTTAAAAAACCTCTTCCTAAATTTCCAAAAAAAATAGCCATAGTCACAAGCCTAACATCAGCAGCCTATCAAGATATGTTAAAAGTCATAAACTCAAGATACAAACTTTGCGAGTTTATAGCATTTAACACTTTAGTTCAAGGTGAAATGGCAGCTGCAAACATCATACAAATGCTACAAAAAGCCGATAAAATGGGTTTTGACGCAATAGTTTTAGCCCGCGGAGGCGGTAGTAAAGAGGATCTTTGGTGCTTTAACGATGAAAATTTAGCAAGAGTGATTTTTACCCTAAAAACTCCTATAGTCTCGGCAGTAGGACATGAGATAGACTACTGTATAAGTGACTTTGTAAGTGATCACAGAAGCCTGACTCCGACTGCTGCTATGGTTGATTTGTTACCGGATGCCAACACGATTTTACAAAGCTTAGATATAGCTTTTGATAAATTTGAGAGTTTCATAGATGGCAAATTTCAAAACTCATTTAATATACTAAATTTAATAAATCAAAGCTTAAAAAATCAAGCAATAAGCCAAAAAATAGAAAAAGCAAATTTAACTTTAGAAAACAAAAAAGCAAATTTAGAAAATTTAATAACTTCAAAAATAAATAATTTAGCACATAAAATAAAGGAATTTGAGCTGGTATTTGATAGACAAGAACAGTTTTTCAAAGCCACTAAAAACATGGTTCAAATAGAAAAAAACGGCAAAATAATGCCACTCCATGAATTACAAATAGGTGATGAGATATCTATATATTCACAAATAACGAAGAAAAATGCGATAATAAAATCTTAG